A region of the Zymomonas mobilis subsp. mobilis ATCC 10988 genome:
TGCTTCTTTTTCGTCATACCGTGTAAAATACGCTATAAAAAAGCCATCATTTCCGCCTTTTTCGGCCAGATTTTCTGGTAAAATCCGAAGCCAGCCTTCTTCAGAAGGTGACAAACCGGCAGGCAGCGTCTCTTTTTCCAAAGAATCAATCCGGTAATCGGAATGATGGGCTAAAAAGTCGCGAATAACCGCTTCGCCTTCTTCCGGCTCCAAAGAGCAGACGGCATAGACGAGCTTCCCCCCTTTTTTGACCCATTGCGATGCACGGTGAAGCAACTTTTTCTGCTGTTCAGCCATATCGATAATGATGCGGGAACTGACACGATAAAGCACATCAGGATGACGGCGGAAAATCCCGCTAGCGGAACAAGGCGCATCCAACAAAATCGCATCAACGGCTTCTTTGGGGGTGTAGTCAGCCAGATCAGCCGTCACCACTTCAGCAGACAAGCCCATGCGTTTCAGATTGTCATGCAGTCGGGTCAATCTTTTGGCTGCAATATCAACAGCCGTGACCTGCCACCCTTGAGAAGCCAGTTGCATGGTCTTGCCACCGGGGGCAGCGCAAAGATCAAGAATTGTGCGATTTTTACCCTTGCCCAATAATCGGGCAGCAAGGGAAGCCGAAATATCCTGAACCCACCATGCGCCTTCCTGATAGCCCGCCAATTCGGCAATCGGGGGATGCCCCTCTGGAAGACGGATATGACCTAGAAACAGGCTTTCACCGGATAATTTTTCTTGCCAGAAAGCGGTCTCTTCGGGATTTTTCAGGGTCAGATCAACCGGCGGCTGGTCTGCCAAAGCCCGACTAGCGGCAGCCAACATGGGCTCACCCCAGGCTTTTTCCCAACGATAGGCGGTTTCATCCGGCAAAGTCGGATATTCCGGCAAAGCCACGCCTTCCCGTCTATCAAGGCTGCCATAAACACCATGAACCAGACGGCGAGGGCCTCCATCCACCAAAGGCAGAACTGTTGCAATCGCTACATGGGCGGGCTGTTTCAAAACCAGCTTTTGAGCCAGAGCCATTCTCAAAACCATCCGCGCTTTGACATCGGGGGCAAGGGGCTTAGCGGTCGCACTATCAATCAGTTGATCGAGATCATGACACCAACGCAACACCGCCGCCGCCAAAGCATGCACCAAGGCGCGATCAGCATTTTGTTTCAGACCTTGGGTAATTCGGCCAATAACCTGCTCAAGTGGCAAGCCTTGCCGCAATACCGCTTCAAGAAGTTGTAAAGCCGCTTTTCTGACAGGAAGGCCGATAGGCTGGGCATTTTTTCTTTGCGGAGGACGTTTCGCTGACGAGGCAGAGGCGCGTCCCTCTTTTTTAAAAGAACGCGCCTCATTCCGGCTGTCTTTCCCTTTGGGACGGGATGGCCGTGTAGTATTCATAAAATTCCCGCCCGAATGGACAACCGAAGGTTATGTTGACAAGGAAAAGACTGGATCACGCGGATTTCGTCTCACCAGATTGAGCCTTGGCAACGCCCACCATCGCCGGACGCAATAAACGGTCATGAATGGTATAACCGGCCTGCATTTCCTGAACGACAGTGCCTTCCGGCTTTTCGCTTTCGATTTCGATCATCGCCTGATGCAGATTAGGATCAAGTTTTTGACCAACGGATTCGACCCGTTTGATACCGTGACGCTGCAAGATGTTCAAAAGCTCCTTGCCGGTCATTTCAATACCGGTGACCAGATTTTTGATCTTTTCATCCTGCTTGATGTCATCAGGAATAGCCGCCAAAGCGCGTTCCATATTATCCGCTACTGAAAGCATGTCGCGCGCAAAACCGGTCACAGAATAGGCAATTGCTTCCGATTTTTCTTTTTCAAGACGGCGGCGGGTATTCTGGGCTTCGGCTTTACTATAAAGTAGGTCTTTTTTCAGCTTTTCATTTTCAGCCTGCAAATCCTCTACCCCATTTTCTGATTTTTCAGCCGAGGCCTCTTCTGGATTTTCGCTTTTGCTTTCCAGATTTTCGGCATCTTCGTATTTTTTCTGTTCTTCGGTCATGCGATTATTCTCGATAAGGTTTTTGCTGTGAAGTCAACCATGGGGACGATGCGGCCATAGTTCAACCTTGTCGGGCCTATCACCGCCACTACCCCGACCATATGCCCGTCTTCCCCGTGATAGGGAGAGGCGATAACGGAAGAACCGGAAAGCGAAAACAACTTATTTTCGGAACCGATAAAAATTTGTGCCGCATCGCTTTCGGAAACTTTTTCCAACAAGCCTGCGATTTCCTTTTTATCTTCCAGTTCTTCAAGAAGCTGTTTGGCGCGATCAAGGTCTTCGCTGGCATCCTGAAGCAGATGGGATTGCCCCCTGACAATCAGGACAGGCCTTTTCCGGCTATCTTCCGACCAGACAGCCAAACCGCGCTTAATCAGATCGGAAGCCGCTGAATCCAGCTCGCTCCGCTCCAGATCAATCTGGCTAAACAGACGTTTTTTGGCTTCGGAAAAACTATATCCCGAAAAATGAGCGTTGATATAGTTACTCGCCTCGGTCAAAGCAGAAGCCGGAAAGCCCGATGATAATTCGATTACCCTGTTTTCAACCGACCCATCCGAACCGACAATAATGGCCAAAGCCCGATTATCATCCAGCACCACAAAACCCAGTTGTTTTAAAACCAGCTCTTGTTTTGGAACCAGAACCAATCCGGCACAGGCCGAAAGACCCGACAAAGTCGTCGTGGCATTGACCAGTCTTTCTTTGGGCGAATGACCGCGAATAACATCGGCTTCGATGGCCGAACGTTCTTCCTCACTCGGCTCCGAAAGCTGCATCATGCCATTGACGAACAGACGCAAGCCCAATTCTGTCGGCATACGTCCCGCTGAAATATGCGGGCTTAGCAACAGGCCTTTGGTTTCCAGTTCCTGAAGCACGTAACGAATGGAGGCGGGAGAAAGATTTACCCCCTGCCTTGCCAGTGTTTTTGACCCCACCGGCAACCCGCTTCCAAGGTAACTTTCCACCACCAGTTGGAAAATCTCGCGCGCCCGCGATGATAATTCTATGACCGGTATGGATGACATAGGCTATAAATAAGCATCAAAAGGCGTTTCGTCACCCCTCGGACAGGAATAAATATCCTGTTTTCATGCCATTTTTACAAGAAAATCTGTCGGTTTTGATTGAATGATGCCTGCCCTCGTGGCAGGAGAACGCTCTATCATTTGATTATTCTTTCTGCGGCCGGTATTTTCTGGACAGACACCGGAATTTCCGAATTGCAGAAACTTCCCCGTTATAAATTTAAGGGTTACTCCCCAAAGAAAGGTTATCCCATGCGTCCTTCAGGTCGAACGCCGGATCAATTACGCTCACTTTCCATCGAAACCGGCTTTACCCGCCATGCCGAAGGCTCCTGCCTGATCAGCTTTGGCGACACCCGCGTTTTGGTCACGGCTTCACTGGAAGAACGCCTGCCTTCATGGTTACGCGGTAAAGGCCAAGGCTGGGTCACGGCAGAATATGGGATGTTACCCCGTTCTACCCACAGCCGCACCAATCGCGAAGCGGCTCGCGGCAAACAGTCAGGCCGGACGCAGGAAATCCAGCGTTTGATCGGTCGCTCTTTGCGCGCCGGTATTGACCTCAAAAAATTGGGTGAAAGACAGATCACCATCGATTGCGATGTGTTGCAGGCCGATGGCGGCACTCGCACCGCTTCGATTTCCGGCGGCTGGGTAGCCCTTCGCCTCGCCGTCAATAAATTACTGGCATCCGGCCAACTGACCGAAGACCCAATCATTTCCCAAGTGGCCGCCGTCTCCTGCGGTATTTCGCAAGGGGTGCCGGTGCTTGATCTTGACTATGCCGAGGATTCAACCGCCGAAGCTGATGCCAATTTCGTGATGATGGGCGATAGCCGCCTGATCGAAGTTCAGGCCAGCGCCGAGGGCGCACCTTATGATGAAGAAGGTCTGTTGCGTCTGGCGCGCATGGGCTGCCAACAAATCTTCGCAGAACAGAAGAAAGCGGTCGCCTAAGATGACCCAGACGCACTCTTCCGAAAAACGCCGCCGTCTCGAACCGGGACGGCTGGTGCTTGCCAGCCATAATCAGGGCAAATTGCGGGAAATCCGCGAACTACTGTCCCCCTTTGGCTTAGAAACCGTTTCAGCGGCGGAATTGGGACTGCCCGAACCTGTCGAAGACGGGAACAGCTTTATCGCCAATGCCGAAATCAAGGCGCGCTTTGTCGCGGAAAAAACCGGCTCGGTTGCCTTGGCCGATGATAGCGGCCTTTGCGTCGAAGCGCTGGACGAAGCCCCCGGTATCTATTCCGCCCGCTGGGCAGGTGAGCCGCGTGATTTTGATAAGGCCATGGAAAAGGTGCATCAGGAATTAACGGCCAAGGGCGCAGAGGCTTCCAAACGGGCGCATTTCGTTTGTGCTTTGTCCCTTTGCTGGCCAGATGGCCATGTCGAAAATTTCGAAGGCCATGTCTGGGGTAATCTGATCTGGCCGCCACGGGGGGATCGGGGCTTCGGTTATGATCCGATGTTTGTCGCCGATGGTCACCAGCAAAGCTTTGCTGAAATCGGTGCCGAGGCCAAAAAAGCCATCAGCCATAGAAGCGAAGCCTTCAAACAACTTTTAGCCGCCTGTCTCCGTTAATCGGCCATGACAGAACAGGCCTTGGGTAAGGACAAAAGACAGGAAAAACAGGATATGCCTTTGGCTTTGTATATCCATTGGCCATTCTGCCTTGCAAAATGTCCTTATTGCGATTTTAACAGCCATGTTCGGCCAGATATTGATGCCGCCCTTTGGCAGGATGCTTTACTTTCTGACATGGCGCATGAAGCTGCCCTCACCCAAGGCCGCCGGCTCAGTTCGATCTTTTTCGGGGGTGGCACGCCTTCTCTGATGCCTCCCGAAACGGTAGCCGCGCTGATTGATGCCGCCACCCGCTATTGGCAACCGACCCCCGATATCGAAATCACACTTGAAGCCAACCCCTCTTCAGTTGAAGCTGACCGTTTCCAATCCTTGGCTTTGGCAGGGGTTAATCGTCTATCTCTCGGTATTCAGGCCTTAGACGATACCAGCCTGCATTTTCTAGGAAGAATCCATAATGTCCAAGAAGCCTTATCCGCGCTCGATATCGCCCAGAAAAACTTCTCCCGTGTCAGCTTTGATCTGATCTATGGCCGCCCGAACCAATCCCTCAAAGATTGGGAAGAAGAATTAAAACAGGCCTTGGCTTTTGGCAGTGACCATCTGTCCCTTTACCAATTAACGATTGAAGAAGGCACCCGCTTTCACAGTCTGGTAAGACAAGGCCAATTTACCCCGATGGATGGCGACAAAGCCGCCGATCTTTTCGATCTCACCCGCGATATGACCAAAGCGGCAGGCATCCCCGCTTATGAAATATCCAACCATGCCCGCAAAAATTCGGAAAGCCGCCATAATCTCACCTATTGGCGTTATGGCGATTATATCGGCATCGGGGCAGGCGCCCATGGCAGAAGACTGAATAACGTCACTATCCGCCATAAAAAACCAGAAAACTGGCTGTCTGCAGTTCAAAAACAGCAACAGGGTATTCAGGAAGAAACCCCGCTATC
Encoded here:
- a CDS encoding RsmB/NOP family class I SAM-dependent RNA methyltransferase, which gives rise to MNTTRPSRPKGKDSRNEARSFKKEGRASASSAKRPPQRKNAQPIGLPVRKAALQLLEAVLRQGLPLEQVIGRITQGLKQNADRALVHALAAAVLRWCHDLDQLIDSATAKPLAPDVKARMVLRMALAQKLVLKQPAHVAIATVLPLVDGGPRRLVHGVYGSLDRREGVALPEYPTLPDETAYRWEKAWGEPMLAAASRALADQPPVDLTLKNPEETAFWQEKLSGESLFLGHIRLPEGHPPIAELAGYQEGAWWVQDISASLAARLLGKGKNRTILDLCAAPGGKTMQLASQGWQVTAVDIAAKRLTRLHDNLKRMGLSAEVVTADLADYTPKEAVDAILLDAPCSASGIFRRHPDVLYRVSSRIIIDMAEQQKKLLHRASQWVKKGGKLVYAVCSLEPEEGEAVIRDFLAHHSDYRIDSLEKETLPAGLSPSEEGWLRILPENLAEKGGNDGFFIAYFTRYDEKEAK
- the grpE gene encoding nucleotide exchange factor GrpE encodes the protein MTEEQKKYEDAENLESKSENPEEASAEKSENGVEDLQAENEKLKKDLLYSKAEAQNTRRRLEKEKSEAIAYSVTGFARDMLSVADNMERALAAIPDDIKQDEKIKNLVTGIEMTGKELLNILQRHGIKRVESVGQKLDPNLHQAMIEIESEKPEGTVVQEMQAGYTIHDRLLRPAMVGVAKAQSGETKSA
- the hrcA gene encoding heat-inducible transcriptional repressor HrcA — translated: MSSIPVIELSSRAREIFQLVVESYLGSGLPVGSKTLARQGVNLSPASIRYVLQELETKGLLLSPHISAGRMPTELGLRLFVNGMMQLSEPSEEERSAIEADVIRGHSPKERLVNATTTLSGLSACAGLVLVPKQELVLKQLGFVVLDDNRALAIIVGSDGSVENRVIELSSGFPASALTEASNYINAHFSGYSFSEAKKRLFSQIDLERSELDSAASDLIKRGLAVWSEDSRKRPVLIVRGQSHLLQDASEDLDRAKQLLEELEDKKEIAGLLEKVSESDAAQIFIGSENKLFSLSGSSVIASPYHGEDGHMVGVVAVIGPTRLNYGRIVPMVDFTAKTLSRIIA
- the rph gene encoding ribonuclease PH, translating into MRPSGRTPDQLRSLSIETGFTRHAEGSCLISFGDTRVLVTASLEERLPSWLRGKGQGWVTAEYGMLPRSTHSRTNREAARGKQSGRTQEIQRLIGRSLRAGIDLKKLGERQITIDCDVLQADGGTRTASISGGWVALRLAVNKLLASGQLTEDPIISQVAAVSCGISQGVPVLDLDYAEDSTAEADANFVMMGDSRLIEVQASAEGAPYDEEGLLRLARMGCQQIFAEQKKAVA
- the rdgB gene encoding RdgB/HAM1 family non-canonical purine NTP pyrophosphatase, with the protein product MTQTHSSEKRRRLEPGRLVLASHNQGKLREIRELLSPFGLETVSAAELGLPEPVEDGNSFIANAEIKARFVAEKTGSVALADDSGLCVEALDEAPGIYSARWAGEPRDFDKAMEKVHQELTAKGAEASKRAHFVCALSLCWPDGHVENFEGHVWGNLIWPPRGDRGFGYDPMFVADGHQQSFAEIGAEAKKAISHRSEAFKQLLAACLR
- the hemW gene encoding radical SAM family heme chaperone HemW — encoded protein: MTEQALGKDKRQEKQDMPLALYIHWPFCLAKCPYCDFNSHVRPDIDAALWQDALLSDMAHEAALTQGRRLSSIFFGGGTPSLMPPETVAALIDAATRYWQPTPDIEITLEANPSSVEADRFQSLALAGVNRLSLGIQALDDTSLHFLGRIHNVQEALSALDIAQKNFSRVSFDLIYGRPNQSLKDWEEELKQALAFGSDHLSLYQLTIEEGTRFHSLVRQGQFTPMDGDKAADLFDLTRDMTKAAGIPAYEISNHARKNSESRHNLTYWRYGDYIGIGAGAHGRRLNNVTIRHKKPENWLSAVQKQQQGIQEETPLSPKDQAIEAVLMGLRLTEGIDPKNIQKRTGLDISEFLDIAAIQYYSDQGLLTFNNGLLRITEQGALLTDALIREISL